In a genomic window of Spirosoma agri:
- a CDS encoding OsmC family protein: protein MAKQHTYSVTTKWTGNTGQGTSAYKTYERSHVISAANKPDIPGSSDPSFRGDKTRYNPEELLVASLSTCHMLWYLHLCAEAGVIVVDYVDQPTGIMVETPDGGGHFSEVTLSPEVVVADQSMIDKANELHYQAHALCFIANSCNFPIHHDPTCHAIDVIA from the coding sequence ATGGCGAAACAACACACCTATTCCGTAACGACCAAGTGGACAGGCAATACTGGCCAAGGAACCAGCGCCTACAAGACTTATGAACGGTCGCACGTCATTTCGGCGGCCAATAAACCGGATATTCCCGGCTCGTCAGATCCCTCGTTTCGGGGTGATAAAACGCGCTATAACCCGGAAGAGTTGTTGGTTGCGTCGCTGTCTACCTGCCACATGCTCTGGTATTTACACCTGTGTGCCGAAGCCGGTGTTATCGTTGTCGATTATGTCGATCAGCCAACGGGTATTATGGTGGAGACGCCGGACGGCGGTGGGCATTTCAGTGAAGTTACGCTATCTCCGGAAGTCGTAGTGGCGGATCAATCGATGATCGATAAAGCAAATGAGCTTCATTATCAGGCTCACGCCTTGTGCTTCATTGCCAATTCCTGCAATTTTCCGATTCATCATGACCCTACCTGCCACGCGATAGATGTAATTGCCTAA
- a CDS encoding FMN-binding negative transcriptional regulator produces the protein MYIPKSFQETDQTTLLQFVRDHSFALLITTGDDGIPVATHLPIELQPTTDGNFQLVGHLAKANAQWTLLGRDIPALAVFSGPHSYISSSWYDHVNVPTWNYLSVQITGRTTLLSDDETLELLRQQVDKYEARSKCPVSIESMTERYVRQQMRGLVAFSMAIETIEGAAKLSQNRDDKNYQAIIAELNQQDDTNAQAVASEMAHRRPTINP, from the coding sequence ATGTACATACCCAAATCATTTCAGGAAACGGACCAAACGACCTTGCTACAATTCGTCCGCGACCATTCCTTCGCGTTGTTGATTACCACGGGCGACGATGGCATTCCGGTAGCAACGCATCTTCCCATTGAACTTCAACCAACAACCGACGGTAACTTTCAACTGGTTGGTCATCTGGCAAAGGCCAATGCCCAGTGGACATTACTTGGCCGCGACATACCGGCACTGGCCGTCTTTTCGGGGCCACACAGTTACATTTCCTCGTCGTGGTATGATCACGTTAACGTACCAACCTGGAACTACCTCTCAGTGCAGATAACCGGCCGGACAACCTTGCTATCCGATGATGAGACGCTGGAACTTCTTCGCCAGCAAGTTGATAAATACGAAGCCCGGTCGAAATGCCCCGTGTCGATCGAAAGCATGACGGAGCGCTATGTACGACAGCAGATGCGCGGCCTTGTCGCCTTTAGTATGGCCATTGAGACGATAGAAGGAGCCGCCAAACTGAGCCAGAACCGTGACGATAAAAACTATCAGGCTATTATTGCAGAACTGAATCAGCAGGACGATACAAATGCTCAGGCGGTCGCCAGCGAAATGGCCCACCGCCGACCAACGATCAATCCATAA
- a CDS encoding LysE family translocator has translation MIPINELLLFALAALGLVLSPGPNMIYLISRSITQGRRAGLISLTGVLAGFLVHSCLVSFGLTALFLAIPVAYEVLRWLGVGYLLYLAWDAIRPGGVSPFQTRNLAHDSDWKLVRVGFLTNVLNPKVAVFYLSFFPQFTHPKYGSLLTQNLQLGLTQLAISGLVNMIIILSAARMARWFQARPLYSRVQKWVMASILTGLAVRMAVDKGN, from the coding sequence ATGATTCCTATCAACGAATTACTGCTGTTTGCGTTGGCGGCTCTGGGCCTGGTACTCAGCCCCGGCCCCAACATGATCTACCTGATCTCCCGCTCAATCACCCAGGGGCGACGCGCCGGGCTCATATCGCTCACGGGGGTGCTGGCTGGTTTTCTGGTCCATAGTTGCCTAGTCTCGTTCGGGCTAACGGCTTTGTTTCTGGCCATCCCGGTAGCTTACGAAGTACTGCGCTGGCTCGGCGTCGGTTACCTGCTTTATCTGGCCTGGGATGCAATCAGGCCCGGTGGTGTTTCACCGTTTCAAACGAGAAACCTGGCTCATGATTCCGACTGGAAACTAGTTCGCGTGGGTTTCCTGACGAACGTACTGAACCCGAAAGTAGCCGTATTCTATTTGTCGTTCTTTCCGCAATTTACCCATCCCAAATACGGCTCGCTACTGACCCAGAACCTGCAACTGGGGCTGACTCAGTTGGCCATCAGCGGTTTGGTCAACATGATTATTATTCTGTCCGCAGCCCGAATGGCACGCTGGTTCCAGGCGCGCCCACTTTATAGCCGGGTACAGAAATGGGTCATGGCCAGTATCCTGACCGGCCTTGCCGTGCGTATGGCAGTCGATAAAGGGAACTGA
- a CDS encoding pyridoxamine 5'-phosphate oxidase family protein: MQTPRTTPSRSAKRVHYDADIIHPILDEALFCTVSYAVDGQPMAIPTAFARSGNRLYIHGSVGSHFIREIEKGGPVCISIMLADGLVLAKSAFNHSVNYRSVIIFATAEKVTDEDERMEALALITDHLIPGRWADLRPTTDSEMRKTTVLAFSLAEASAKVRTGGPGDDPDDVDLPTWAGVIPLKTMRLEPVTADYSQGIALPDYIQQPN; encoded by the coding sequence ATGCAAACACCCCGCACAACCCCCAGCCGTTCCGCTAAACGCGTTCATTACGACGCCGACATTATTCATCCGATTCTAGACGAAGCCCTGTTCTGTACCGTCAGTTACGCTGTCGATGGTCAGCCAATGGCTATTCCTACCGCGTTTGCCCGAAGTGGCAACAGGCTCTATATCCACGGGTCTGTTGGCAGTCATTTCATTCGCGAAATCGAAAAAGGTGGCCCCGTCTGCATTTCGATTATGCTGGCCGATGGACTGGTGCTGGCTAAATCAGCGTTTAACCATTCGGTCAATTACCGCTCGGTAATCATCTTCGCTACCGCCGAGAAAGTAACGGACGAAGATGAACGAATGGAAGCACTGGCGCTGATCACGGACCATTTGATTCCCGGTCGTTGGGCCGATCTCCGTCCGACGACGGACAGCGAAATGCGAAAAACAACGGTACTGGCTTTTTCACTGGCCGAAGCGTCGGCTAAAGTCCGGACGGGTGGACCCGGAGATGATCCTGACGACGTGGATTTACCAACGTGGGCGGGCGTAATTCCGTTGAAAACAATGCGGCTAGAACCCGTTACGGCCGATTACAGTCAGGGAATAGCCTTACCCGATTATATACAGCAACCGAACTAA
- a CDS encoding aminotransferase-like domain-containing protein, with the protein MTPFKSLLQVDKSSSTPVFLQISEQLGQLIRAGTLVAGQRLPGTRQLADLLKLNRQTIVAAYDEGMAQGWLASRAGSGTYVAAHFPEIKPQPLASTEATESGTGLAGTQPGYSFESLPYLIRPALTQSAGLHLDDGFPDIRLAPMDELSRAYRSYFRWGNPQTHFGYGDTKGHLLLREQLSVHLNETRGLRTNPDNILITRGSIMGLHLTSQVLLRSGDVVVTGKTTWAGATMNFQKTGATTRTVPVDAHGLDVDALALLCEHNGPVRLVSVTPHHHYPTTVTLRADRRTKLLQLAERYGFVILEDDYDYDFHYLSRPILPLASADQQGMVVYVGSLTKSVAPAFRIGYVVAPTALIDELARLRRIIDRQGDPMLEFAIGQLFKNGELKRHFRKSLRTYHARRDRICELLTTELRDAIHYDKPDGGMAVWARFDPAIDLGVLANQAVQEGLSFSNGLLHNPPGQRLNSTRLGFASSTEDELERSISIMKKLINR; encoded by the coding sequence ATGACACCGTTCAAATCACTTCTTCAAGTAGATAAGTCCTCATCGACGCCTGTTTTCCTTCAGATCAGTGAACAGCTTGGTCAACTCATCCGCGCCGGAACGCTCGTGGCTGGGCAACGACTGCCGGGAACGCGTCAACTGGCTGATCTGCTTAAACTGAACCGGCAAACAATTGTAGCCGCCTATGACGAGGGGATGGCGCAGGGCTGGCTCGCGAGTCGGGCGGGGAGCGGAACCTACGTAGCGGCTCATTTTCCCGAAATCAAACCACAACCGCTAGCGAGTACTGAGGCTACTGAATCGGGAACTGGACTGGCGGGCACGCAACCCGGCTACTCCTTCGAATCGCTTCCTTACCTGATTCGACCTGCCCTCACGCAATCGGCCGGGCTGCATCTGGATGATGGTTTCCCCGATATCCGGCTGGCACCGATGGACGAACTTAGTCGGGCTTACCGCTCGTATTTTCGCTGGGGAAATCCGCAGACCCACTTCGGCTATGGCGATACCAAAGGACATCTGCTGTTACGGGAACAGCTTTCGGTGCATCTGAACGAAACCCGAGGGCTGCGGACAAATCCGGATAACATCCTCATTACGCGCGGGAGCATCATGGGACTGCACCTGACGAGTCAGGTTTTGCTTCGGTCGGGTGATGTGGTCGTAACGGGGAAAACGACCTGGGCTGGGGCCACGATGAATTTCCAAAAAACCGGCGCTACGACACGAACCGTACCCGTTGATGCGCACGGTCTAGATGTCGATGCGCTGGCGCTTCTTTGTGAACACAACGGCCCCGTCCGGCTGGTTTCCGTAACCCCGCACCACCACTACCCAACGACCGTCACCTTGCGGGCCGACCGGCGGACGAAGCTGTTGCAACTGGCTGAACGTTATGGGTTCGTCATTCTGGAAGATGATTATGATTACGACTTTCACTACCTGAGTCGGCCAATTTTACCGCTGGCTAGCGCCGATCAGCAGGGTATGGTCGTTTACGTCGGTTCGCTCACCAAATCGGTTGCTCCCGCCTTCCGGATTGGCTACGTGGTGGCACCAACTGCCCTGATTGACGAACTGGCCCGGCTCCGGCGGATCATTGATCGGCAGGGGGACCCCATGCTTGAATTTGCGATTGGCCAGCTGTTTAAGAATGGCGAGTTGAAGCGTCATTTCCGCAAGTCATTGCGCACCTATCACGCCCGCCGGGATCGAATTTGTGAACTGCTGACGACTGAACTACGTGACGCGATACACTATGACAAACCGGATGGCGGCATGGCGGTCTGGGCTCGTTTTGATCCGGCTATTGATCTGGGTGTTCTGGCTAACCAGGCTGTACAGGAAGGCTTATCGTTCTCGAACGGTTTGCTGCACAACCCACCCGGTCAGCGACTAAACAGTACGCGACTGGGATTTGCGTCGAGTACAGAAGATGAGTTGGAGCGTAGCATATCGATAATGAAGAAGCTCATTAACCGCTGA
- a CDS encoding bifunctional transcriptional activator/DNA repair enzyme AdaA — protein MNANSPTTYQQIARAIDYLTANFRQQPSLNELAETVNMSEFHFQRLFTEWAGVSPKKFSQYLTLEHAKTRLRTGAPLADTAYEAGLSGTGRLHDLFVTVEGVTPGQFKQAGSGLLLSYGVFDSPFGNYVLGAINGKIAVLHFLNDDDRPEAILTRAWPEATLQQDTEAVRPLTRQIFPLTDATTTSERDITSDKPLPILLRGSAFQLKVWEALLKIPEGRLASYDQVAEAIGQPTASRAVGTAIGSNPIGYLIPCHRVIKKTGLFGGYRWGTNRKQAMLGWEAARVSG, from the coding sequence ATGAACGCCAATAGCCCTACTACCTATCAGCAGATTGCCCGCGCCATCGACTACCTGACCGCAAATTTTCGGCAGCAACCTTCGTTGAACGAACTGGCCGAAACGGTGAATATGAGCGAGTTTCATTTTCAGCGACTTTTTACGGAATGGGCAGGTGTGAGCCCCAAGAAATTCAGTCAATACTTGACGCTCGAACACGCAAAAACCCGACTGCGCACGGGTGCACCCCTTGCCGACACAGCTTATGAGGCTGGTCTTTCGGGCACGGGTCGCCTGCATGATTTGTTTGTTACCGTCGAAGGGGTCACACCGGGGCAGTTCAAGCAGGCGGGTTCGGGACTATTGCTGTCGTATGGCGTATTCGATAGTCCGTTTGGCAATTATGTGCTGGGGGCTATCAACGGCAAAATCGCGGTGCTCCACTTCCTAAATGACGATGACCGACCGGAAGCTATTTTGACAAGGGCATGGCCGGAAGCAACGTTACAGCAGGATACCGAAGCCGTTCGGCCACTGACGAGACAGATTTTCCCCTTGACTGATGCGACAACTACCAGCGAACGTGACATTACCTCCGACAAACCGCTGCCTATTCTGCTGCGTGGCTCGGCCTTTCAGCTGAAAGTGTGGGAAGCTTTGCTGAAAATTCCCGAAGGTCGGTTAGCGAGTTACGACCAAGTTGCCGAAGCGATCGGCCAGCCGACAGCGTCGCGCGCCGTTGGTACAGCGATTGGCTCGAATCCAATCGGTTACCTGATTCCCTGTCATCGGGTTATCAAAAAAACGGGGTTGTTTGGCGGCTACCGATGGGGTACCAACCGTAAACAAGCCATGCTTGGCTGGGAAGCGGCACGGGTCAGCGGTTAA
- a CDS encoding lysoplasmalogenase, whose amino-acid sequence MSARPTLPFTLVFVGSTVLEMIGDSLAIRFLHYGCKPLIMALLMLYVRQCIQSAGWSDYARWLLIGMVFALLGDVLLMIQEIDLFALGLASFLVMQLCYCRAFWLSMRRNRFSVRLTGLVVLGFVVYGALFLVLLRPEFVKNSALTVLWWPVVLYTFCLSLMGLLATQRQQLSGYAWVVAGALLFILSDSAIAIDKFLQPIPGSAWVIMSTYAAAQYLIAVGMMQQLTSDASLKIAT is encoded by the coding sequence ATGTCGGCCAGGCCCACCTTACCCTTTACCCTTGTGTTCGTTGGTAGTACAGTCCTCGAAATGATTGGCGATTCGCTGGCGATCCGATTTCTGCATTACGGCTGCAAACCGCTCATCATGGCGCTGCTTATGCTGTATGTCCGTCAATGCATCCAGTCGGCGGGTTGGTCGGACTACGCACGCTGGCTACTGATCGGGATGGTCTTTGCCCTCCTCGGCGATGTGTTGCTGATGATTCAGGAGATCGATCTGTTTGCGTTGGGGCTGGCGTCTTTTCTGGTGATGCAACTGTGCTATTGCCGCGCGTTCTGGCTGTCGATGCGCCGGAACCGTTTCAGCGTTCGTTTGACGGGGCTGGTTGTTCTCGGCTTTGTGGTGTATGGTGCTCTCTTTTTGGTACTGCTCCGACCGGAGTTCGTCAAAAATTCAGCGCTAACGGTTCTCTGGTGGCCCGTTGTTCTCTACACGTTTTGTCTGAGCCTGATGGGGTTACTCGCCACCCAACGTCAGCAGTTATCCGGATACGCCTGGGTCGTTGCGGGTGCCCTACTGTTCATTCTTTCCGACTCGGCGATTGCCATCGATAAATTCCTTCAGCCAATTCCCGGTTCAGCCTGGGTGATTATGAGCACATATGCAGCCGCTCAGTATCTGATTGCGGTTGGCATGATGCAGCAACTGACTTCTGACGCGTCCCTAAAAATAGCAACATAG
- a CDS encoding DUF3817 domain-containing protein, which translates to MHFFNSPKIRLRVVGFAEGVSYLLLLFIGVPLKRIGGHPEAVEILGPIHGLLFVLYILTTIQAKTEYGWPLGKTALAMLASIIPGGTFYADHKVFRHLPDNTEKV; encoded by the coding sequence ATGCATTTCTTCAACTCTCCTAAAATCCGGTTACGCGTCGTAGGCTTCGCCGAAGGTGTTTCGTACCTACTTCTGTTATTCATTGGCGTACCCTTAAAACGAATCGGCGGACATCCGGAAGCCGTAGAAATCCTCGGCCCGATTCATGGACTACTCTTCGTCCTGTATATCCTGACCACGATTCAGGCGAAAACGGAATACGGATGGCCATTGGGCAAAACGGCGCTGGCCATGTTGGCGTCGATCATTCCGGGCGGTACGTTCTACGCCGACCACAAAGTCTTTCGGCATTTACCGGACAATACGGAAAAGGTCTGA
- a CDS encoding helix-turn-helix domain-containing protein translates to MTNDSAFPAITPEMARDRFIVNDASSTERFKADFNQFIIAPLQYSRPVIKLPLPPSRTSNHVLVLVTGGQVEMTIGHQAYSLADHELVIVPALQIFTINAIREDSQGFLCFFSQELVFRAVGDTDFDFLKLTNNPHVTLSDQQLDFIGAVLHRLTVEYTENGSANTDLIRPYLSALLAEVNRVYAGTVRPKIDAGDGLVQRFMDLLTTQIRQTRLVSQYADWLTISPNHLNKVIKGRTGKSPSVWIDERIVLEAKVLLFQSGLSIAQIAHELGFEDQSTFGKLFRKYAQVSPTDFRNRYAGTND, encoded by the coding sequence ATGACGAACGATTCCGCCTTCCCGGCCATCACGCCCGAAATGGCCCGCGACCGGTTTATCGTAAACGATGCATCGTCGACGGAGCGGTTCAAGGCCGATTTTAACCAGTTCATCATCGCGCCCCTCCAGTACAGCCGACCGGTCATTAAGCTTCCGTTACCGCCATCCCGAACCAGTAATCACGTGCTAGTGCTGGTTACGGGCGGACAGGTCGAGATGACGATTGGGCATCAGGCGTATTCGCTGGCGGATCACGAGCTGGTGATCGTACCGGCTCTACAGATCTTTACGATCAACGCGATACGGGAAGATTCGCAGGGATTCCTGTGCTTTTTTAGTCAGGAACTAGTGTTTCGGGCCGTGGGCGATACCGATTTTGACTTCTTAAAATTAACGAATAATCCCCATGTGACGCTGTCGGACCAACAACTGGATTTCATTGGTGCGGTGTTGCATCGGCTTACGGTTGAATACACCGAAAACGGGTCGGCCAACACGGATCTGATTCGCCCCTATCTATCGGCTTTGCTGGCTGAGGTCAACCGAGTGTATGCCGGAACAGTACGACCAAAAATCGACGCTGGCGACGGGCTGGTGCAGCGTTTTATGGACTTACTGACCACCCAAATTCGCCAGACACGACTGGTTAGCCAATACGCTGACTGGTTGACAATCAGTCCGAATCACCTCAATAAGGTAATCAAAGGCAGAACGGGCAAATCGCCATCGGTGTGGATTGATGAGCGAATTGTGCTGGAAGCCAAGGTACTACTTTTTCAGTCGGGTTTAAGCATAGCCCAGATCGCACACGAGCTCGGCTTCGAGGATCAATCGACGTTTGGGAAGCTCTTCCGCAAATATGCACAGGTGAGTCCAACTGATTTTCGCAACCGCTACGCAGGTACGAATGATTGA
- a CDS encoding M1 family aminopeptidase translates to MIWNSSIISRYGITASLLFFIAVDSQSQSTPARSAPIETGVSQTLAKARKQTIGQVAYALKFDIPAQKTQPIPATESITFTWTKNASPLLLDFKEERAHLQSVSVNGKAIPIVFESEHVSISTAYLAAGKNTVSIQFIAGNSSLNRNDEYLYTLLVPDRARTVFPCFDQPDLKASFQLSLTVPVGWQAMTNAAVNDSTITGDRKSIRFLPSDIIPTYLFSFVAGKFTSVTRTLNKRPMTLLHRETDTTKLRLSLDPIFTLHADALTFLEDYTQIPYPFKKFDFTAIPDFQYGGMEHAGAIDYKLSSLFLDNGATRDQKLSRATLIAHETAHMWFGDLVTMRWFNDVWLKEVFANFMADKITEISSPDANYDLQFVVDHFPAAYAVDRTEGANPIGQPLANLKEAGTLYGGIIYHKAPIMMRQLERLMGKTALRDGLRAYLKKYAFNNATWDDLIAILDPYTPTDLRAWNRVWVSETGRPTFTYQLEKKDGTISRFLLSQKGEDGTNRLWPQGFEVALVYPDHVDELTVPMTQAQVELKEAVGKPAPSFIVFNASGQGYGLFPIDTAMITKLATLKNPVTRAASYINLYENMLAGKVIDPVRLATIYQNLLSKESEELNLRLLTNQLSDIVWNFTKPENRLALAASVEQRAWQAMEQEPSAGKKKLLFRLYQAIALSPEARDRLYTIWNDQKAPEGVTLTEDDYTSLALSLAVRDYPVEGILAKQLARIKNPDRKKRLEFMMPALSSNVAERDAFFASLASESNREREAWVTAALGYLHHPLRAQTSAKYLPKSLELLEDIQRTGDIFFPESWLRSTLSSYQTPETAKLIRTFLADRPTYNPRLRAKLLQAADSPFRASALLYRP, encoded by the coding sequence ATGATCTGGAACTCGTCAATAATTAGTCGTTACGGTATTACGGCAAGCCTACTTTTCTTCATCGCTGTGGATAGTCAAAGCCAATCTACGCCCGCCCGATCGGCACCCATCGAAACGGGGGTATCGCAGACGCTGGCAAAAGCCCGCAAGCAGACCATCGGCCAGGTAGCCTATGCCTTAAAGTTCGACATTCCCGCGCAGAAAACCCAACCTATTCCAGCGACTGAGTCGATAACATTTACCTGGACGAAGAACGCATCACCCCTGCTGCTCGACTTCAAAGAAGAACGCGCTCATTTGCAGTCGGTTTCAGTCAACGGCAAAGCGATTCCCATTGTATTCGAGAGCGAACATGTGTCAATTTCTACTGCTTATCTGGCCGCCGGAAAAAATACAGTTTCCATTCAGTTTATTGCCGGAAATTCATCGCTGAACCGAAACGATGAATACCTCTATACCCTGCTCGTTCCCGACCGCGCCCGGACGGTATTTCCCTGCTTCGATCAACCCGATTTGAAAGCCTCATTTCAACTGTCGCTGACGGTTCCAGTAGGTTGGCAGGCGATGACTAATGCCGCCGTGAACGACTCGACCATAACCGGTGACCGGAAGTCGATCCGCTTTCTGCCTTCCGACATCATCCCGACCTATTTGTTCTCGTTCGTAGCCGGAAAGTTCACCTCCGTCACCCGAACGCTGAACAAGCGGCCAATGACGCTGCTGCACCGCGAAACCGATACGACCAAACTACGGCTCAGCCTCGACCCGATCTTTACCCTACACGCCGATGCGCTGACCTTTCTGGAGGACTACACCCAGATTCCGTACCCATTCAAAAAGTTTGACTTTACCGCTATCCCCGATTTTCAGTACGGCGGCATGGAACACGCCGGAGCGATCGATTACAAGTTGTCGAGCCTGTTTCTGGACAATGGGGCAACCCGCGATCAGAAGCTCTCGCGCGCAACGCTAATCGCTCACGAGACCGCACACATGTGGTTTGGCGATCTGGTAACGATGCGCTGGTTCAATGATGTCTGGCTCAAGGAGGTATTCGCCAACTTCATGGCCGACAAGATCACCGAAATCTCGTCGCCCGATGCCAACTACGATCTTCAGTTTGTGGTGGATCACTTTCCGGCCGCCTACGCGGTCGATCGCACGGAAGGGGCCAATCCGATCGGGCAACCACTGGCGAACCTGAAAGAAGCCGGGACACTGTACGGCGGTATCATCTACCACAAAGCGCCCATTATGATGCGGCAACTGGAACGGTTGATGGGCAAAACGGCCCTGCGCGATGGGTTGCGGGCCTACCTCAAAAAATATGCGTTTAATAACGCGACCTGGGATGATCTGATTGCCATCCTCGACCCCTACACGCCCACCGACCTACGGGCCTGGAATCGGGTTTGGGTTTCGGAAACGGGCCGGCCAACGTTTACCTATCAACTGGAAAAGAAAGACGGTACGATCAGCCGGTTCCTGCTTTCGCAGAAGGGCGAAGATGGCACCAATCGGTTATGGCCGCAGGGATTCGAAGTCGCATTGGTGTATCCGGATCACGTCGATGAGCTGACCGTACCGATGACGCAGGCTCAGGTCGAACTCAAGGAAGCCGTCGGTAAGCCCGCGCCATCGTTTATCGTTTTTAACGCATCGGGGCAAGGATATGGTCTTTTTCCCATCGATACGGCTATGATTACCAAGCTGGCAACGCTGAAGAACCCGGTTACGCGGGCGGCTTCGTACATCAACCTGTACGAGAACATGCTGGCCGGCAAGGTGATTGACCCCGTACGGCTAGCGACAATTTATCAGAACTTATTAAGCAAGGAATCCGAGGAATTAAACCTTCGCCTGCTGACTAATCAGTTGTCGGATATCGTCTGGAATTTCACCAAACCGGAAAATCGGTTAGCCCTCGCGGCTTCGGTCGAACAGCGGGCCTGGCAGGCCATGGAGCAGGAGCCATCGGCGGGGAAAAAGAAATTACTCTTCCGGCTGTATCAGGCTATTGCCCTCAGCCCGGAGGCCCGCGACCGGCTGTATACCATCTGGAACGACCAGAAAGCACCCGAGGGGGTTACGCTCACCGAAGATGATTACACGAGCCTGGCTCTTTCGCTGGCCGTTCGTGACTATCCCGTAGAAGGCATTCTGGCGAAGCAACTGGCCCGGATCAAAAATCCGGACCGTAAGAAACGTCTGGAATTTATGATGCCCGCCCTATCGTCCAATGTAGCCGAACGCGACGCATTCTTTGCGTCCCTGGCCAGCGAATCCAACCGTGAGCGGGAAGCCTGGGTGACGGCGGCCCTGGGCTATCTGCATCACCCGTTACGCGCGCAAACGTCGGCGAAGTACCTGCCTAAAAGTCTCGAACTCTTGGAAGATATTCAGCGAACGGGCGATATTTTCTTTCCCGAATCGTGGCTTCGTTCGACCCTGTCCAGCTACCAGACGCCCGAAACGGCGAAGCTGATCCGTACCTTTCTCGCCGATCGCCCAACGTACAATCCGCGTTTACGCGCCAAACTATTGCAAGCGGCTGATAGTCCGTTTCGGGCCAGTGCCTTACTGTATCGGCCATGA
- a CDS encoding asparagine synthetase B, whose translation MDAQQSNHLKAYGIAYKVLKDGDDVDWLLNYRGGSFLVKQTQAVETECRVRGVSFEAISDAKAASIRQQLSDPDLNTNVVTLQKAAKIIVYSPIKVSPAEFENTDAVLLVLTYAEIPYEVIYDEEVLKGDLPKYDWLHLHHEDFTGQYGRNMHRQSLTDIKVQEDIARKYGYPKVSQMKLAVAKGIKEFCAGGGYLFAMCSAAETLDIALAAEGVDIVGSAYDGDGADPDAQDKLDFTKTLAFGNFTLEGDNGYRGFSTFSDINSSGGRGFDQPSGFFELFNFSAKWDVIPSMLTQNHEPIIKEFFGQTTAFRKGAVKPSSLVMGEGKTSDRYIYGEVGRGQWTFYGGHDPEGTRGGGSFRNPTDLNLHPHSPGYRLILNNVLFPSARKKKRKT comes from the coding sequence ATGGATGCTCAGCAGAGCAATCACCTCAAAGCCTACGGCATCGCCTACAAGGTACTCAAAGACGGCGACGATGTTGACTGGCTCCTGAATTATCGGGGGGGGAGTTTCCTGGTCAAGCAGACGCAGGCCGTGGAAACCGAATGCCGGGTTCGGGGAGTTTCTTTCGAGGCTATATCGGATGCCAAAGCCGCTTCGATCCGGCAGCAGCTCTCCGATCCTGATCTCAACACGAACGTGGTGACGCTTCAGAAGGCGGCCAAGATCATTGTCTATTCGCCCATCAAGGTTAGTCCGGCCGAGTTTGAAAATACGGATGCGGTTCTGCTGGTACTGACCTATGCCGAAATTCCCTACGAGGTGATCTACGACGAAGAAGTGCTGAAAGGCGACCTGCCCAAATACGACTGGCTGCATCTGCACCACGAAGATTTTACGGGTCAGTATGGTCGGAACATGCACCGGCAATCGCTGACCGATATCAAAGTGCAGGAAGATATTGCGCGTAAATATGGCTATCCGAAAGTATCGCAGATGAAGCTGGCCGTTGCCAAGGGCATCAAGGAGTTCTGCGCGGGTGGCGGCTATCTGTTTGCGATGTGTTCGGCTGCCGAAACGCTCGATATCGCGCTGGCTGCTGAGGGGGTCGATATTGTGGGAAGTGCCTACGACGGCGACGGGGCTGACCCGGATGCGCAGGATAAGCTCGATTTTACCAAAACGCTGGCCTTTGGCAATTTTACGCTCGAAGGCGACAACGGCTATCGGGGCTTCTCGACCTTCTCCGACATCAACTCATCCGGCGGGCGCGGGTTCGACCAGCCGAGCGGGTTCTTCGAACTGTTCAATTTTTCGGCCAAATGGGATGTGATCCCGTCCATGCTCACGCAGAATCACGAGCCGATCATCAAGGAGTTTTTTGGTCAGACGACCGCCTTTCGGAAGGGAGCCGTTAAGCCGAGTAGTCTGGTGATGGGTGAGGGTAAAACGTCTGATCGCTACATCTACGGCGAAGTTGGCCGGGGCCAATGGACGTTTTATGGGGGGCACGATCCCGAAGGTACACGCGGTGGAGGTAGTTTTCGCAACCCGACCGACCTGAACCTGCATCCGCACTCGCCCGGTTATCGATTGATTCTCAACAATGTACTTTTCCCATCAGCGCGCAAAAAGAAGCGGAAAACGTAG